A genomic region of Catalinimonas niigatensis contains the following coding sequences:
- a CDS encoding response regulator, whose protein sequence is MGKYHRIVLIDDDEITNFINENLIYEIGLADRVEAFIAAEKALKKIEHTSSEVSSTLILLDLKMPVFDGFDFLEQFNTMKRMLTSQIRIIILTSSENPRDTERLRALGYHQYITKPLTKEKLQDL, encoded by the coding sequence ATGGGAAAGTACCATCGGATAGTTCTGATTGATGATGATGAAATTACCAATTTTATCAACGAAAATCTTATCTATGAAATTGGATTGGCGGATCGGGTAGAGGCTTTTATTGCTGCCGAAAAAGCATTGAAAAAGATTGAACATACTTCCAGTGAAGTTTCTTCTACTCTTATCTTGCTGGATCTAAAGATGCCGGTGTTTGATGGTTTTGATTTTTTGGAGCAATTTAATACAATGAAGCGTATGCTTACTTCTCAAATCAGAATTATTATCCTGACTTCTTCCGAAAATCCGCGGGATACCGAACGTTTACGTGCCTTAGGTTATCATCAATATATTACCAAACCCCTCACCAAGGAGAAATTACAAGATTTATGA